A stretch of the Engraulis encrasicolus isolate BLACKSEA-1 chromosome 19, IST_EnEncr_1.0, whole genome shotgun sequence genome encodes the following:
- the LOC134469835 gene encoding uncharacterized protein LOC134469835 yields MKKGFEDPSQNQPGPASGQDLAGSPGSSLPFPLEEYILSLSDEEWKRFNDMLETPMTRSQFVKISKTVLNMVNGSSFRLVLPTFVRRRYEPESVSDASSSGSESGRSSSSSSETASSSSYTSGSASASSSATATAGSPMLRMKGALAAFRRKVAWRPPRQAPDVTVVHLPMSTIYIESDKRSARSHSRSELEAMTGPRRGSESRDVGEDFEMLLNRLFSNESIDHITQGLVGQVQGAMQDGGPSGAPVAAVVPEAVYANTEGALRNLLQPYFTPLVVCNSPEHVASQKTPIYGSLKEEGKKTDFARLTELLLAELENAHSAAVLGAEDNVKASPSHSVGQSCQSKTSILKTGTAGQESPRQNRRQRIFDLFSKLMVHQVMDKMHEDSAAAQQEQENVRRSSTAAASLLLSDRKDNGCFVTVLLLRLLAKMSDGCSCCGAERLDRDVLEKLIEDLLIEFTSSDPGGCPSFDDYLKNPKIQTIYRAMDAFLLKAFGSDAILKTAVDTQDESFDATLLAQLRKELLTQRSSEDPAADSFDATLLAQLSEELLTQRSSEDPAADSFDATLLAQLSEELLTQRSSEDPAADSFDTTLLAQLREELLTQGHGCSQGNVEDPAAPSTATDLPSLSPVPDVTSGKTAKKVRSKLKIFKMRSAKIAPTNDASDMGLASETTVTRALSDDGIATAPSGDRKEPRKRRAWYKKIFQRLSCFGGTAEI; encoded by the exons ATGAAGAAAG GCTTTGAAGATCCTTCCCAGAATCAGCCTGGACCTGCCTCAGGACAGGACCTGGCTGGATCACCTGGTTCTTCTCTCCCATTTCCTCTGGAGGAATATATCCTCAGTCTCTCAGACGA GGAATGGAAGAGGTTCAACGACATGTTAGAAACTCCT ATGACAAGGAGCCAGTTTGTGAAGATCTCGAAGACGGTCCTGAACATGGTTAATGGCAGCTCATTCCGCCTGGTTCTGCCAACTTTTGTCCGTCGCAGATATGAGCCGGAGAGTGTCTCAGATGCATCCTCAAG TGGATCTGAAAGTGGAaggtcctcttcatcctcttcggAGACAGCCTCATCCTCAAG TTACACCAGTGGAAGTGCCTCCGCCTCCTCATCTGCTACAGCTACTGCTGGTAGTCCCATGCTCCGGATGAAAGGCGCCCTGGCAGCCTTCAGGAGGAAGGTGGCATGGCGTCCTCCCCGACAGGCGCCAGATGTTACAGTTGTTCACTTGCCCATGTCTACCATTTATATTGAGAGTGACAAGCGCAGTGCTCGCTCTCACTCCCGATCTGAACTTGAAGCCATGACAGGGCCACGTCGTGGAAGTGAATCCCGTGACGTAGGCGAGGATTTCGAGATGTTGCTAAACAGGCTGTTTTCCAATGAGAGCATTGACCATATTACCCAAGGACTTGTTGGTCAGGTGCAGGGTGCGATGCAAGACGGTGGTCCATCTGGTGCCCCAGTGGCAGCAGTAGTTCCTGAGGCGGTGTACGCTAACACAGAGGGGGCGCTCAGGAACCTGCTTCAGCCATACTTCACCCCGCTTGTGGTTTGCAATTCTCCAGAGCATGTTGCCTCACAGAAAACTCCCATCTACGGGTCCCTAAAAGAAGAAGGTAAAAAAACTGACTTTGCAAGACTCACTGAACTGCTCCTTGCAGAATTGGAAAATGCTCATTCTGCTGCTGTGCTCGGAGCTGAAGACAATGTCAAAGCCTCACCGTCACACAGCgtgggccaaagctgtcaatccAAGACCTCCATCTTGAAGACCGGCACGGCGGGACAGGAGTCCCCACGCCAGAACAGACGTCAGCGCATATTTGATCTGTTCAGCAAGCTGATGGTCCATCAGGTCATGGATAAAATGCATGAGGACTCAgcagcagcacaacaagaacaggAGAACGTGAGAAGGTCTTCCACAGCCGCTGCATCTTTGCTTCTCAGTGACAGAAAAGACAACGGCTGCTTTGTCACTGTACTGCTGTTGAGGCTGCTGGCCAAAATGAGCGATGGATGCTCCTGCTGTGGTGCCGAGAGGCTGGACCGGGACGTGTTAGAAAAGCTCATTGAGGATCTTCTGATTGAGTTCACCAGCAGTGACCCAGGAGGATGTCCAAGCTTCGATGACTACCTCAAGAACCCAAAGATTCAGACCATCTACAGGGCCATGGATGCGTTCCTACTGAAGGCGTTTGGGTCAGACGCCATCCTGAAGACGGCCGTCGACACACAGGATGAATCGTTTGATGCAACCTTATTGGCACAATTAAGAAAGGAGCTGTTGACCCAGCGTAGCTCAGAAGATCCTGCTGCTGACTCGTTTGATGCGACCTTATTGGCACAATTGAGTGAGGAGCTGTTGACCCAGCGTAGCTCAGAAGATCCTGCTGCTGACTCGTTTGATGCGACCTTATTGGCACAATTGAGTGAGGAGCTGTTGACCCAGCGTAGCTCAGAAGATCCTGCTGCTGACTCGTTTGACACGACCTTATTGGCACAATTGAGAGAGGAGCTGTTGACCCAgg gccacggctgctcccAGGGTAACGTAGAAGATCCTGCTGCACCATCTACCGCAACTGACTTGCCGTCACTCAGCCCTGTGCCTGATGTCACCTCTGGAAAAACAGCTAAAAAAGTCAGAAGTAAACTCAAG ATCTTTAAGATGCGCAGCGCTAAGATTGCACCAACTAATGATGCTTCTGACATGG GTCTGGCGTCAGAGACTACCGTCACTCGTGCCCTATCTGATGACGGCATTGCTACAGCACCTTCTGGTGACAGGAAGGAGCCTCGTAAACGCCGGGCCTGGTATAAGAAGATCTTCCAGAGACTCAGCTGTTTTGGAGGCACGGCTGAGATCTGA
- the rpia gene encoding ribose-5-phosphate isomerase, which yields MLFQRWVGLTFRVGSFCLLPRGSAGPPLFEIEKATHVCFCGSRSRNSSSYGTAVMAEEAKKLAAYAAVDNHIQNNQVVGIGSGSTIVYAVDRLAERVRQEKLNIVCVPTSFQARQLILKHSLTLSDLDRHPELDVAIDGADEVDAALTLIKGGGGCLTQEKIVAGCAKHFIVIADFRKDSKLLGQQWKKGVPIEVIPMAYIPISRTIAKRFGGEAVLRMAVSKAGPVVTDNSNFILDWKFEHSQNWKEVNTAIKMIPGVVETGLFVGMAEKAYFGMEDGSVKVRDPPII from the exons ATGCTGTTCCAGAGGTGGGTCGGGCTTACATTTAGGGTTGGATCTTTCTGTTTGCTGCCTCGGGGAAGCGCAGGGCCGCCCCTCTTTGAAATCGAGAAGGCGACACACGTGTGTTTCTGCGGGAGTCGCTCTCGCAACAGCAGCAGCTACGGAACAGCAGTCATGGCAGAGGAAGCAAAGAAGCTCGCAGCGTATGCTGCCGTGGACAACCACATACAG AACAACCAGGTCGTTGGGATTGGTAGTGGCTCCACAATTGTCTATGCTGTTGACAGGCTGG CTGAGCGAGTGCGGCAGGAAAAGCTGAACATCGTGTGTGTTCCTACGTCCttccag GCTCGTCAGTTGATTCTGAAACACAGCTTAACGCTCTCAGATCTGGACAGGCATCCAGAG cTTGATGTGGCCATTGACGGTGCTGATGAGGTGGATGCAGCGCTCACACTCATAAAGGGAGGAGG AGGTTGCCTGACACAGGAGAAGATAGTGGCCGGATGTGCTAAACACTTCATTGTCATCGCTGACTTCAG gaaggaCTCCAAGTTGTTGGGTCAGCAGTGGAAGAAGGGGGTTCCCATCGAGGTCATTCCCATGGCATACATTCCCATCTCCAGAACCATCGCCAAGAGGTTTGGAGGAGAGGCCGTCCTGAGGATGGCAGTCAGTAAAGCG GGTCCTGTAGTGACTGACAACAGTAACTTCATCCTGGATTGGAAGTTTGAGCATAGCCAGAATTGGAAGGAAGTCAACACGGCCATCAAAATGATCCCAG GTGTGGTAGAGACCGGGCTGTTTGTGGGCATGGCAGAGAAGGCTTACTTTGGCATGGAGGACGGCAGTGTCAAGGTCCGAGACCCGCCAATCATCTAA